The Panicum hallii strain FIL2 chromosome 5, PHallii_v3.1, whole genome shotgun sequence genome contains the following window.
TCGGGACGTCGCCGCGCCGGGTCGAGGCGAGGCCGGACACGTGCGGAAAGGCCCCGCCCCCCTCCCGTCAAAGAGAAAAAAAGACGACGCTTTTAGCGGCTTGGACGTGCCGATGCGTGCGCGCCGTGCCGCCGAGAGCGAGCCATGTCAGCAAATCCCCTCGCGTTCACAAACATGCCACCTCGACACCGTTTACCCCTACGTCGCCGTCGCCCTCCTCCCTGCGGACAATCTTAGGTACGGGCCGCTCTCAGGCCGGTACGCCGGAGACCAACCAGCAGCGCCGACCCGGCTGGCATTTGGGCCCTTCCCAGGGATCGGATCGGAAGGTTTGTTAAACTAGCAGAGTACTGTCACGTCCTCTCGGATTTGTTTCGAGTCCTTTTGCACCTGCAATTCCGAGTGGAGGTGTGGTGCTTCCTCAACAGTGTACTCCTAGCGCACTGTGGCATCGCATGCCAGTGTACGACGGCCACTGGTGCGCGCGTACTCAGGCTGCTCGGAGTGTCCTGCAAGGAACGACGACCCGCCCCGCCTGTGACCTGTCGTCTCTCTCCCCTCGGTCCTCGGTGCTCAGTCTCGTGTCTCTCACCCTGCCTGCGGCTGGGTGGCTGCTTGCTAGCCGAGTAGCCTGGCCCTATCGGCCTGGCTGTCCGTGCCCGCTGTCCTTTGCAAGAGAGCGCGCGAGAGCGAGGGTGGGTGTGCCTCCCGATGCCCGGAATTCCTCTGCTCTTCCCAGCAACAGGGCGCTTGTCTTGTCGAGGAGAGATCAGCGGGACGACGAGCAGCCTAGCCAGTAGCAGAGCAGGGAGGCGGGGAGGTTGCGTTGCGTGCCAAGCAAGTGACGCGAGGGCACGGGTAAACGGGCGGCGCAGAATGTTCGAGCGGCCCGCCCCCGCCTCTGCGCTCGCTGCGTTGGAACTCCACTACCACAACGACACCACCGCAGCTCCGCAGCAGAAAACACACGCGACGAAGCACCACGAAACGAGGCGGGTTTTTCTTCCCCTCCGCTCCGGGGCCGTGGGTGTCGGAGCGAGCTCGTGTTCGTGGGAGGCGGCTTTGAGTGCGGATCAAGCCAAGCGGCGTCGACCTGCGTTCCGCTGCGCCCGGTCAGGGGCCTCGTGTTGGGGGGAGTCGTACGACGCTGCAGCAGCAGCCTGCGctgccttttcttttctatgtGTTTCCCGGAGTCAAAACCGCGGGGGTCCAGCCATGTGTGTACGGTGATCGCTGTCCGCCACGGATCCGGCGAGGAGAGATCGCAACCGCAGCGCCGGCGCCGGTCATGCGGATTTCCAGCATTTCACTCGCGTGCCGTCGAGAGCCGCGGCTCTTCTTTGTTCTCTTCCTGGACATTGGTGTTTGCTGCTACTACTGCAGAATTGTTCCAAAGGGGAGCACCCTGAAACATACCACAAACATAAATCTGCTGCTAGCGTGATGTGGATGCTGCCGGAAAGCTGCCTTTTTTGGAGGCCTAGAATGTTGGCTAACGCTCCTGTCCCCGTGGGCGACCCGTAACAGCTTCTTGTGTGCACGAGCGACGTAGAGCCAATGAACGTGTCAAGACAGTTTCGTCCACGCCAGCCACCGCAAGATTGGAACTTGGGAAAAAGGCACTACTAGACTAGAGTAAAGTAGCGTGAGGGGACATGAACTGCCGTAGAGCGAGTAGTTAAGCCGCTTATCATGAGTTAGTTTTACCATCAGGACAGGAACGAACAGGATGGTTTTAGTAATAGCAAGATAACCTGTGGCTGATTTCCATGTCTCGCTTTCGGTAATCCTACGCGCGCTAATGATACTCTACCTGCCTACCTGAGCTCACTTGGACATGCCTGCGTGCTAGTGGCATCGCCACCACTGCTTCAAACAACAGTACCACCTCAATTTAGCACAGTACGAAGCAGGCAGCTAAACTGCTAATATTTTAGTAAAAAGCACACACCAAAAGAGGAAGACAGGAAGAACAGTCGCAGGGCTGCAGCACGAATCCACAGCGTGTGGTGTGTCATGCAAGCTCTCTCCAGAGACCAGAGCCCACACAGTCCAGGACCTCCAGAGGCAGTCGTACCGTACGTCGTCGCGTTTGTTTGAATTGAATCGTCTTTTTTTTTTAGCAAGAATTGAATCGTCTGTCTTTGGGCGCATGCATTGCATGGGGAGGACAAAACTAAACTAGGATCCCATTGGGCAGAACCTCCCCTGCATCCTGCATGCATGCAGGGCGTGGTACGGCGCGTCAGGATGCCGGCGGAGCTGTGCCCGTCGTGCCCCTGCGCCCTGCGCGCGTCGCGGCGTCGCGTGGATGGGTGGCCTGGCTGCCGGATGCGGCACGACCAAGCAAAGCAGCCGAgccgggccggccggccgcggtTAAACTTAAACAAGGGATCGAGGAGGGACAGGGACAGCGCTGCCTTGGCTCCATCGATCGGCAGCTGCCGATTTGTCGCGCCCCCCGGCACGTTCTCCCCGGCCCCGCCCTGCTCGCCCGTGCTGGACCGCCGGAATGCCCAGCTGGTGTCCACTGTGATACCGCCGCACCGCACCGTTGCTAATGCTAGGCTAGTAGAATCTCTGTCGTCCGCGTTGACCGGGGCAGCGAGCCAACCTAGCCATCTCCAACCTTTTGTGTTGCTCTTGCGAAGCCGACAGGCCCGAAAAGAGTCCAATTTTATCCAAAACGGAGCAAATTTCGCCAAAACCGCATCCTGCATTCAAATTTCAATGGCAGGACAATGCGGCAGAGTCGGTGCGCTGGTGTTCCATGATGAGACGGTGATGCAGTCACCTGCGCGGCACAACAGCACGGACGCTTTTTACCCGGCAggccgcgccggccggccgtgcggCGGCGAGAATAAACTACTGGGCCGCAGCGCCGTGCGCGACTGATGGCCGAACGTGGCGTCGACGTGCGTGTCTTCTTCTAGTCTACTAGTACTAGTATATACAGACAGGGAAACGGCCGCCGGCGGTGCGTGGTGCGCTCACGTGTGTCCTGGCCGGCCGTACCGGCGTGCCGCGGAGTGGAGCCACGGCCACGCCGGGGCGGCCGGTCACGGGGCGGCCGGGGGCGCACGGCATCGATCGAGCCGCCCCTGATTTCTGGAACCGGAACTCGAGGCCATTCACGGAGCAGGTTCCGAGCTCGGCCGCGCGACCTGCGACTGCGAGCGCGGCGTCCTCCGATCTCCTCTGGCCACTCAGCCACTCACGACGCTTCATTTTCGGTAGCGACCTGTCTGATGGCATTTGGATTGGCAATTTTTCTGACCTGAAGGCAGCAATTCATTTTAGAGCGTGTTTGTTTTCtgccctctaaattttagacccatcacatcaaagagaatcgtgtcatttagaaatattaaataaagtctaattacaaaactttttgcacagatgggtgctaatttgcgagacaaatttaatgagtctaattaatccataatttgccacagtgatgctacagtaatcatccgctaatcatggactaatatatctcattagattcgtctcgcgaattagcactggggttctgcaattagttttataattagactttatttaatacttctaaatgataagattctctttgatgtgatctCTCTAAACTTCagaccccaggaaacgaacacaccttCAGTAAACCCTTAGTAAGCATCTTCAGTTCCAGGATGCAATCGATGGCGTGGCAGAATTTGTGCTGCGGCACTTGAAACCCAATCATGCCTGCCGAGCACAAAGCAGCTCTGAAATCCCTGCAAAGGCTCACATCAAGCATGCATGCACTTCAAAGGAAACTTCTTTTGTATTATCCCGCATCACTTTCTGCAGAGAGATAACATCAAATAGCAGGCGACCTCATCATCATTCCGGCTCATAATCTCCAGGAGAGCCATCTCATTTGACTAGTATAACTGTACTGTATGTGTGTGGTCCGGTCAGTGGAGCCTCGTTTTCTCATTTCCCATCTCGATCGACATGTTTTCTAGGAAGCAAAACCCCGTTTAAATTGCCTTTCTGCGCCCATCTCATTTTCATACCACAGAACAGAACGCGTAGCAAATTATTGTGAGGTGCCCGATGAATGAAGAACACTAACATCGTTTCAGTAATGCAGCCATGTCTGAAAATCTCTGAACAATGTACTAATCTGGTGGCGAAATATCTTCAAAAGAGGAGCAACTGGCAGCGTGGGCATGGACCACGTAAATTCCGGCAATTTGGTGGTGGTCCTTGTAGTTGTAGCCCTACTAAAACCATACAGAGGGTCCATGCCCATTTCTTTGAGCTTTTTTCCTCTCTCAATCGCACACAGACAAGTTGACACTCTGAGTCCTTGGTAGGCTATGGTGCTGATTTTTCAGGTTGTTGGCTAGGAGCAAGCTATATCTTGTGATGGTGATGGGAGAACAAAACAGCCGAGCTTTTTCCTCACATGTAAGGTGCTGGAGAAAGGTCAGTTAGTAAAGCTCTTGCGTTGCCACAGAAAAGAGGTGAACACATCATCACACAGTGCTAGCAAATCGGTCTGCCTTGCATCGGCCTGAAAAGCTCCAGCGCTTGCTAGAAGACGCATGCCCAAAGAGGCTTATCTTATCTTTGTGACTTTTCAGGAAAAATCTCAGGACCTTCAGCACATCCAACTTCAGCAAGCTATGCGTGTACACGTAAAGGCTAGACTACGGTCATTGTCGGATAAAGCAAAATGAACTGTACGGAGACATCTTTACCATAGCTGTGGTCGAATGTGTAATTTCCTGTGATAAAATCTCTATCCTATCATGTCTCTGTTATGTCAATAAGAAACCGTTGAACTTTATGTTTGTAACCTGTGATGTGACTAAACACAAGCTTGAAGATACTATctctgatttttttttaaaaaaaactttgTCCAGCCTGTCCAAGGAATGAGTATCATGGTAGCTTAGAGAATGTAAGTCCCCAGCCTGATGCATGCTAATCTCTTGCAAAACAAACCGCAAGGCTCCAAAACCAGGACGTATCcagcttcttcatcatcgcggCAGAAGAGATTGTCTGACCAGTCCGACGGCAGCTTCAAAGTCGAAAGCTCTGGAATTGGAACGTTACAGACCACCGTTTCAGGTTTAAAACTGAGCAGTCACAGCCTTGTACTAGCTAGCTCACCGGTCTGTGGTCTTCTTGGATTTTTTTGAAAACCTGACCTCTTGGATTCGAACAGGATTCTTTTATGGTACTCTTTTGGCTAAACTTCactttagggtgtgttcgttttcgggtacctaaagtttagaggggtcacatcaaagagaatcttgtcatttagaagtattaaataaagtttaattacaaaactaattgcagaaccctagtgctaattcgcgagacgaatctaatgaggtatattagtccacgattagcgaataattactgtagcatcactgtggcaaattatggattaattaggctcattaaatttgtctcgcgaattagcacacaGCTGtgaaaaaaaatttataaacagattttatttaatatttctaaatagtaagattctctttgatgtgatgggtctaaagtttagatgctgggaaacgaacaggcccttATTCTCTGTTCGGGTCTTTTCTTTTTGCCTAATCCTCCATATGACTCCATGCTGTTTCCAGTTTCATTGAGACATTTTGAAGTCACAGCCCCGAGCAAAAATGTCAACTTGTGCTAGATGAGATGAGATGGTGTTCAGATCCTGCAGATACTTGTTCGAAGGAATCAGCTAATGTCTTCTCTAGCTTCCATATTTTGAGTGAGCAGGCGAGCAGCTAAGTTCAGAAGAGCTGCCTGGAAAACCAGGTAATTAGCAAGGAGCGTCAGGGACAGAAGCAGCCAAGCATATGAAGCTCACTGGACTCTTTCGAATTCTCTCCTCTCCCCCACCCTCTTTGTTATTTGGCAGGTTGCTGTTTCGGCCCTTTGTAGGGTAGCTTTCCAATAACTGCAAGCACAAGAGTACAACATCCCTGTAAAGCTAGGTTTCCTTGGGTCTCTCACCTCCTACCACCGCCGCTCCTTGCATCTGTCCCTTTCAGGCTTTCACAGTAGATCTCTTTCGCACTAGGCACTCAGCTAGGCTTCTATCGCAAATCACATGAATGAATGGCTCTCGAATTCTGCATTCCCAGACCCAATGGAGGAGCAGCTAGCACCGGAAGCATGGAGATAAGCTTGCGGTGAGCATGCATTGGTGCTGCGCTTTTGGCTTTCCTGTCCCATTTTTTCTGCACATCTCCCCTCCTGTTCTGGGACTGGGGTGTCTACTTCAATTGGCAGTTCACTGTTGTGTGCATGCCTGAAACCCCTTCATGTGGTCACACACTAGACTACTAGAGGGAAGAAGGGTGCTTTGTTTTTTTTACCATGCTTTTTTTTCTCTCCAACTATTTCTACCACTCTGGCCAGGCAATTCAATCCTATGCAGAAAACAGGTTCAGTGGCTCGGCAGGATTTCCTTTGGTAGTACCTTTTTCACCATGTGAGCATGCAAATTATTGGTGTCTGACGGACCGGTGAGGAAATGCAAACAGGGCTCGTCCTGTCTGTCACATAGATGCATTGTGCCAGTACAATATATTGGGAGATGGAGATGTGTctgaactgcagcagcagcagctagctGGCCCTGGGCCCTGGGTGCAAGTTGCCCAATGGTCAATGGGCCTCTAGACCGTTGCGATTGCGAGCAAGTTAAGTTCCATCGCTACATTCCATTCCATCCATCATCACACGGTACGATCTTGGATTCCGGCCGTCCTTGCAGTACCTGTAGAAAATCTCAGCTGTAGATTTTGGAATGGACCCAAGGTGAATCTAGTGGGAGTAGGTGTAGAGCAGAGTAGCCAAGCAACTGCGTGCACAGCGCGACCTTCATTGAATTCCTCCCTGGCGTGATCGAGTGAAAGAAAACCTAGTCAAGCTCGAGAGATGGCAGCACGGCATAGGTGCTGTTCGATTGAACCTTACAACAGTGTCAACTCAGGATGGTACCGGATCAGCAGAGCGCCACCAGCAGTGAAACGGGAAGTTCCAGTTGACTATACTTGAGTAAACTCTGAATTTTACAGCGAGGAAGAGGACTACAGAGCATTGCTTCGACATGCGTTTCTCCTTGGCTTTCGGCTTTGTCTTTCACAGTTTCGCTCTGGCTGACTGCCTCTGGCTTCTGTTCCGAGGATGTGTCCATGCAGCTTCAGGCATCAGCACTGGAAAGACAATTTCACCGCGGCTTTCGCCAGGACGGCCAGGTCTGCAGTGAACACGGCCATGTACAGCGAGCAGTCGAGCACAGCTTCTGCGCGTGTTTTTGGTGTCTTGATTCTTGAATCTCTCAGTCATATACTAGTAGTTACAGGTGATGAGAGCAGGTGTACAGGACGGTACGAACCTTGGAGAGATTCGTGGCAGGGGAAGACGCTATCGCGGCGTCCGGCCGGCGTGCAGCGGTGGCACGGCACGGTACGCGGAAAGCCGCGGAGGCCACGTCAGGCGCGGAGGGCGCGCGTGGCGCGTCGCCGTCGGCCCGTCGCCGGCGCACGGCAGATCGGCAGGACTGCAGAGTCTAGGGTGGTGGCGTCGCGTGCGGCGCGACAGGAGAAAGCCAGGGGATCGTGTCCGTTGTCCGTTGGCCGGACGCCGGCGGCTATGCGGGGCCCATCGTATCTCGCGGGGATCGATGTGGGTTACGACGCCGTGCTGTAGCCTTACGGGCGGCGACAGCGACGGCACGGCCGCGGGCAGCGGCCAGAGCATTCGGATTCTGGCCGTGCTCCGCTCGCGGTATCTATCTACTCGCCGGACGGGCAACTACCCCCAGGGCCCAGGCTAACTTTTGCAGCGGCAGATATCTACACCAAATTTCCGATTAAAATGTTTTCAACACCAAAGTTTGATGAACACTGCAAGATTATCAAAAACATATCTCTGGTAACCAGGAGTTCATTGCAAAATGAGCGATCCTAACAAGCCGACCTCGATCAGGCGACGAAACGAAATGATGGAGCAAGGCAGCGTATCGGAGTCCTCCCTCATTCGCTGCCGGTGGCCTGAGAAGCAACGAGGCCCAGGACCACGGCTCTTTTTTTCCCCTGGCACTCAAAGCGCTTGGCACAAAGGACGACGGTTCGTCCTAGTCAGGGTCGGCCAGGGTTGCCAAAGCAAGCAGCCTCCTCTGCTGCCTCATACAATGACAAGCCACCACCGCTCTGCGTTGGACCACGGCCACCCCGGCCGGGCCGGCGTAGAGTGGCCGGCCTGCCGCCCTCTGGGCTCTGGCAGCCCCGCATGCTCTCCGTCCAACTCGGCGGGACCACGAGGCACGCGCCGGGCTGGGCTGCCTGCAAAAGCAGAGCGCAGTGTTGGCTTGTGTGTGTACTCTGTGTCCACGAGACCATGAGATGAGAGAGCAACGCTGCCTCTGCCCTCTGGGAGGGCTGGCTCGGTGCTGGCACCTTTTTCTGGCAAAGTCAAGGAGGAGGTTGCGATGGTAGATACAAGCATGGTATCCGCGCAGGAGAGTGAGAGCAGGCGCAAGATCCATACATACCCGGGGCAGGGAAGGCATGGTTGTCGCTGCTAAATTTGGGCCCGTTTCAGAGGATAGCCTTCGTGGTCGCTCACGGCTCCAACACGATTTCATGCTCGAAATGGAACACGATGCAATTTGTTGTGGGTGAACAAAACAGAAAGATATGTAATGTGCCTGCGTCGCTGTGATCATCCTCCTCCAGTGGCGGAGGACCATGGAGGCAAGGTATGGCAACCATACCTTGTTTTTTTTTTACGGTAGTATATTTCTCTTAATCCTTAGTTTCGATCAGTTAAGTAATGAGCATTTAATAATAGAGAAAAGTAGAAAAAGAAGTAGCCCTCCTCAGCGGTTGTAGAAGTGGGCAAGTGGTCTGTTAGTTATACATCCGCGTGATAAATAGTAAGTTTTGTTGCTCGAAGATCGATTGACTCCGCCATACCTTACTTTTTATCCGTCCTCCCCGCCACTGTCCTCCTCCATGGCCGCTTCTAGATGGCCCGGGATTCCGGCCCAACCTTCCCTACGAGTGTGAAATGAAAGCCCGCTATGCTTTGCCAGGGTAGCAAAAGCGGAAAGATCCGAACAACTGCTCCCTCCATCCCATGAAGAGTATATGAACTTCTGTCGGGGCCAAGGAACTAATTTACTCTAACATAACATGATAAACAACTGGATAGAGGGATTAGACGTGCAGGTACAGGATACAAAACAGTACTCTGAAGTGCACAATACGAGGCTGGCAGAACCTGAGACAACATAGCAGTGTAACAGGTTCAACAAAACATACCTCAGGACATCTACACCAACAACACCGACAAGCAAAAACTCCTGAGCAAGGCAGCATGTGCCAGTAGCCCAGAACAGTCGGATTTGCCCATATATAGGCAATCAACCAACACCAAGCACAGCAAACATAACGATAAAAGGTTTTGCTGCCTAAAGGGATACAGTTCACAATTACAATCAATCGAACGAGCAATAGAGAGCCACTCACCTAAACTGATCTGAACCTAGACCCACAGTTCGATGATTACCTAGAGGACAACACGCGAGAACAACCTTCTTCAGCGATGTGTCCGAGCAAACCATTTACAAGCAACGGATCCCTTAACCTTTGGCTCGTGACACATCAAGATGAGCCATTGTACTACCGCCACGGGATGTCCCCAACCGCGAGTCATTGATCCTCCTGTAGGGGTAGTTACAAACTGGTGGACTATGTGCCCCAGAAGCTAACCGACGCAGCTGCAGCAGTGTAACGATGCCAATAGCGAATGCTGCACCGTTCCCTAACGCACCACCCAGATTTTTTATACTGAAACTGCTCCCAGCTATAGCAAGGCTAGAAGAAACCATCCGCGCAAAGAAATTTGGACCTTTTGCCACGTCATTGGAACTGTCAGCACACTTCTCAGGCTTGTTTACTGACAGAGAAGGCCAAACATCCTGGTAGGCATTGCGGACAAAGTCAGATGCCTCATCTATGACTTCGTGATTATTCCCATGGTGCTCTTTTAGTCTGATTGCAAGCATGATGCGACTTTGCTCCAACCTTGCTAAGGCAAATTCCCGTTCAGCTTGTTGCTGCGACTGCACAGCCTGTGAAAGAGCACAATGCTTGGTTATAACGGAAATTAGAGTATCAATCATGATATGTCGTTACAATAGCCCTGGAACTACTGACAAGCATAGCTTAACTTAGATGATCATGATGATTGCATCCACAAATATTAAAATGTAACATATAAGATAATAAAGAAAAGTTTGCTGGTAGAACTCGGAACTTCgtatttcagaaaaaaaaatacaGAAACATCTGATATTTGATATCAAAAACTGCAATTCAAATTGCTAAGGAAACTTAAATAATGAGAGTGAGTACGAGTGACTTCAGATAATGATAGCAAACAGTAAACAAGAGAAACACAGCAAAAATTAGAGACACCTGTATATGAGGATCGAGGACGAGGAGTGACTTCACATAATGTTAACAGCAGTAGACAATAACAACACCAGTGAAAATTATCAACATTCAAATGTCATGTGAATTATCTTATTAGACAGACTGTAGCAGATAACTGACTCACGCTTTAATATTTTCAATCAAAAAACTCGATCAGAAGGGAAAGACGTCCCCACTGACTTTGCTTTAAGAAGGGGACAACCGAAGCCTAGCCGGGGCAGGAACCTCACCAGCGTCTGCTTCTTTGGCAGCCTGGGACCCATCTGCATCCGTTCCACAGGGAGGTGGGCACAAATGCAGCACCCAGGGTTTGAGCCCTGGGTGGGTGGCACCTCTACTGGATGCACAACCACTGAGCTACACGCTCATCTGCTTTAATATTTTCAACCAGATTGCTAGATAGCTGATAGCCAACCCCTGGCTTTAAGAATTCCAATCAGACTACTAGCTAGCTGATAACCAATCCAGGCTTTAAGCATTTCAATCAGACGACTAGATAGCTTCCTTATCTGCTCCTAGAGATCTGAAGTGCTTCAACTACACGATGGCGTAACCCAACCATAGTAGACATTTTCGTTCATAATCATGATATGCATATCCCAATCCCAATGAGTTTACGTAGCCAATCATTCGAATGCTGACTGGCCTCAAACCACCCAATATGACGCATGAACTTACACCACTTCTAATTCCACACAGGTTGTTTTAACAAGGCCTAGATAAAAGATGTAACACAAAGTTTCTGAATCTTCACAATTCAGACAAGTTGCCCAGCTACCTATTTGTGAGGTATAAATTGCCCAACTACTTGCGGATCTGACTATTTGCAATTCGTCCACGGTAATTTCACTCTGAAATATGCAAAATTGGCACCACAATTGACTAGTATGCAGTAGCATTCTTAACAATCGCTTCACAGTGTAACTCCACCTATATCGACCGTGGCTTGGATACACCGGCATTTCCAGAATCCTGATTTAAACATCTCACTAGAAAAATTCCCCACTCCGGAAAACCCGCACTGGAACAAATTCGCAGACCGCATATCACTCGCGTAAATCAGAGATCAAACGGGTGGTCTTGGAAGTGGGGAAGCCAGGAGACTCACGAGGAAGCACTCGAACTGGTCCTCGAGGTCCTCGAGCGAAGCGCGGATGGCGTGGAGGCTCCGGGCCTCCTCCGCCAAGGCTGCCAGCGCCGCtgcctcgtcgccgtcgccgaaCGCGGCGAGGCCCCCTCCCTTGACGTAGACGAGGCCGGCGGGCCTgtcccccgcggcggcgcggcggcggacggcgcgcAGGAAGTGGGCGCGGGAGAGGGCGTGGATGGCGTCGCTGACCTTGTCGTGGAGGTCCCAGATGGTCTCCAGCACGGCCTCCACCTCCTCAGGCCCCATCCGGAACCCTAGGTCCAGAAGGTTCTAGAACATCAGGGGAGAGgggggtgggcggcggcggaggaggaggcggctcGCGGTCGCCGTGGAGGTTTCGGAACGGCTTGGAGGGAGAGCACCA
Protein-coding sequences here:
- the LOC112893934 gene encoding plastid division protein PDV1-like → MGPEEVEAVLETIWDLHDKVSDAIHALSRAHFLRAVRRRAAAGDRPAGLVYVKGGGLAAFGDGDEAAALAALAEEARSLHAIRASLEDLEDQFECFLAVQSQQQAEREFALARLEQSRIMLAIRLKEHHGNNHEVIDEASDFVRNAYQDVWPSLSVNKPEKCADSSNDVAKGPNFFARMVSSSLAIAGSSFSIKNLGGALGNGAAFAIGIVTLLQLRRLASGAHSPPVCNYPYRRINDSRLGTSRGGSTMAHLDVSRAKG